The Fructilactobacillus ixorae genome has a window encoding:
- a CDS encoding ABC transporter ATP-binding protein — protein MTAPTTKRQTLLTVKNLTTSFKIDGKFYPAISEINLKIKQDEILAIVGESGCGKSTLVNSIMGLQDPAETKISGEIEFEGQDLTQLDEHTYNQIRGAKIGMIFQDPLSALDPLKRIEEQIQETLIYHTDLNAHERHARVLDLLDQVGIVDPKRTAHQFPHQLSGGMRQRVVIAIAIACKPDFIIADEPTTALDVTIQAQILDLLRHIQTENHASIILITHDLGVVAETADYVHVMYAGKIVEKGTVEQIFNQPKHPYTRSLLKSIPQADSENDDLYVIQGSVPSLQKMPKTGDAFAPRIPWIPKGDHEAHPKMHRLADGHEVRCTCYQHFYFKEESDA, from the coding sequence ATGACAGCACCGACGACAAAACGACAAACACTGCTTACGGTTAAGAATCTAACCACTTCATTTAAAATTGACGGAAAATTTTATCCAGCGATTTCTGAAATCAATCTGAAAATTAAACAGGATGAAATTTTAGCAATTGTGGGTGAATCTGGGTGTGGCAAGAGCACGTTGGTTAATTCAATCATGGGCTTGCAGGATCCAGCCGAAACGAAGATTAGTGGTGAAATTGAGTTTGAAGGACAAGATTTAACTCAGCTTGACGAACATACATACAATCAGATTCGGGGCGCCAAAATTGGAATGATCTTTCAAGATCCCCTGTCAGCCCTCGACCCCTTGAAGCGGATTGAAGAACAGATTCAAGAAACACTGATTTACCATACCGATTTAAACGCTCATGAACGGCATGCTCGGGTGCTGGATCTGTTAGATCAGGTTGGAATCGTTGATCCGAAACGAACTGCGCATCAATTTCCCCACCAACTATCTGGCGGGATGCGGCAACGGGTTGTCATTGCGATTGCGATTGCCTGTAAGCCAGACTTCATCATTGCGGATGAACCAACAACTGCTCTGGATGTTACGATTCAAGCTCAAATTCTAGACCTACTCCGCCACATTCAAACTGAAAACCACGCTAGCATCATTCTCATCACTCACGACTTAGGGGTGGTGGCCGAAACCGCCGATTACGTGCACGTGATGTATGCCGGTAAAATCGTGGAAAAGGGCACGGTGGAACAGATTTTTAATCAGCCAAAACATCCCTACACCCGGTCATTATTAAAATCAATTCCCCAAGCGGACAGTGAAAACGATGATTTATACGTGATTCAAGGCTCCGTTCCATCACTGCAAAAGATGCCCAAAACGGGAGATGCCTTTGCTCCGCGGATCCCCTGGATTCCGAAAGGTGACCATGAAGCACATCCGAAAATGCACCGCTTAGCGGATGGACACGAAGTCCGTTGTACCTGTTATCAACATTTTTACTTTAAGGAGGAAAGTGACGCATGA